The following are encoded together in the Brassica napus cultivar Da-Ae chromosome A9, Da-Ae, whole genome shotgun sequence genome:
- the LOC106365735 gene encoding protein WHAT'S THIS FACTOR 1 homolog, chloroplastic, translating to MDPKLLLSPHKPLFVSCNERPHLSIKSRFPTSTIQSAATSQFMGEALILGNKYTFRTPPPRKTLEPVRAAVKRRKELTFDNVVQRDKKLKLVLNIRKILVSQPDRTMSLRGLGKYRRDLGLKKRRRFIALLRKYPGVFEIVEEGAYSLRFKMTPEAERLYLEEMKIKNELEDVLVVKLRKLVMMSVDKRILLEMISHLRTDLGLPLEFRDTICQRYPQYFRVVPTPRGPALELTHWDPELAVSAAELSEDDKMARESEERNLIIDRPAKFNRVNLPRGLNLSKSETRKISQFRDMAYISPYKDFSHLRSGTLEKEKHACGVIHELLSLTTEKRTLVDHLTHFREEFRFSQQLRGMIIRHPDLFYVSLKGERDSVFLREAYRNSELIDKDPLTLVKEKMRGLVSVPRFPRRGGPRKVNEEVDGSDAEGEEEEESDGDDDDEEWSDVDGYLEGADGGGDDDEGDWSDEEGEDDVPPNFDDDEDSVKIGLSPSSSPRKKKDLTPVFPDGTPREKW from the coding sequence ATGGATCCCAAGCTTCTCCTCTCCCCTCACAAACCCTTGTTCGTCTCTTGCAACGAAAGACCTCACCTTTCTATCAAATCCCGTTTCCCCACATCCACTATTCAATCCGCCGCAACCTCTCAGTTCATGGGCGAAGCTTTGATTCTGGGGAACAAGTACACGTTCAGAACCCCTCCTCCTCGTAAAACCCTCGAGCCAGTGAGAGCTGCCGTGAAGAGAAGGAAAGAGCTCACATTCGACAACGTCGTCCAACGAGACAAGAAACTCAAACTCGTCCTCAACATCAGGAAGATCCTCGTCAGCCAGCCCGACAGGACCATGTCCCTCAGAGGGCTAGGCAAGTACAGGAGAGACCTAGGTTTGAAGAAACGCCGCCGTTTCATAGCCCTCCTTAGAAAATACCCAGGCGTGTTTGAGATAGTCGAGGAAGGAGCTTACTCCTTAAGGTTCAAGATGACGCCTGAGGCTGAGAGGCTTTACCTCGAGGAGATGAAGATCAAGAACGAGCTTGAGGATGTTTTGGTCGTTAAGCTGAGGAAGCTTGTGATGATGTCTGTTGACAAGAGGATACTCCTGGAGATGATATCTCATCTCAGGACTGATCTGGGGCTTCCTTTGGAGTTTCGCGACACTATTTGTCAGCGTTATCCTCAGTACTTCCGCGTGGTGCCGACACCTAGAGGGCCTGCTTTGGAGCTGACTCATTGGGATCCTGAGCTTGCTGTGTCGGCTGCTGAGTTATCTGAGGATGATAAAATGGCTAGAGAGTCTGAAGAGAGGAACTTGATCATCGATAGACCGGCTAAGTTCAATAGAGTTAACCTACCGAGGGGTTTGAATCTTTCCAAGAGTGAGACTAGGAAGATATCTCAGTTCCGTGACATGGCTTACATATCTCCTTACAAGGACTTCTCTCACTTGAGGTCGGGGACGCTGGAGAAAGAGAAGCATGCTTGTGGGGTGATTCACGAGCTTTTGAGTTTGACGACTGAGAAGAGGACGTTGGTTGATCACTTGACGCATTTCCGTGAGGAGTTTAGATTCTCGCAGCAGCTGAGAGGGATGATTATAAGGCACCCTGATCTGTTCTATGTGTCTTTGAAAGGGGAGAGGGATTCTGTTTTCTTGAGGGAGGCGTATAGGAACTCTGAGTTGATTGATAAAGATCCTTTGACTCTCGTGAAGGAGAAGATGCGGGGGCTTGTGTCTGTACCGAGGTTCCCAAGAAGAGGAGGACCAAGGAAAGTTAACGAAGAGGTTGATGGAAGCGATGCAGAAggtgaggaggaagaagaaagtgatggtgatgatgatgatgaagagtgGTCTGATGTGGATGGTTACTTGGAAGGTGCGGATGGTGgtggagatgatgatgaaggtGACTGGagtgatgaagaaggagaagatgatgtGCCTCCTAactttgatgatgatgaagacagTGTGAAGATTGGATTGAGTCCTTCAAGTAGTCCTAGAAAGAAGAAGGATCTCACTCCTGTGTTCCCTGACGGTACTCCAAGAGAAAAGTGGTAG
- the LOC106365641 gene encoding rhodanese-like domain-containing protein 4, chloroplastic, whose protein sequence is MEALKTASFSPMSVLSDKRSEPRRPFSLPSLFPPKTPKPISQESFFRSFNGGLALLTSVLSSATAPAKSLTYEEALQQSVTSPSSFDSDGFIDGISSFVTDNPLVIAGGVAAFAVPFVLSQVLNKKPKSFGVESAKNAYTKLGTDETAQLLDIRAAADSRQVGSPNIKGLGKKTVSVVYNGEDKDGFLKKLSLKFKDPENTTLFILDKFDGNSELVAELVSLNGFKSAYAVKDGAEGPRGWLNSGLPWIEPKKSLSFDLSNLTDSISGVFGESADGVSVAIGVAAAAGLSALAFTEIETILQLLGSAALVQLAGKKLLFAEDRKQTLKQVDEFLNTKVAPKELVDELKDIGKALLPPSTSSKALPAPAAVAAEAATTTTVEKPEPEPEVAPAIKAAAPAQVNSEPVMEAATAQVTSEPATEQVITEPAKTEEKPKAYSRPLSPYASYPDLKPPTSPTPSQP, encoded by the exons ATGGAAGCTTTGAAAACCGCTAGCTTCAGTCCTATGTCAGTTCTATCCGACAAAAGATCAGAACCACGACGACCCTTCTCGCTCCCTAGCCTCTTTCCACCAAAGACGCCAAAACCAATCTCCCAAGAAAGCTTCTTCAGGAGCTTCAACGGCGGATTAGCGCTTCTAACCTCTGTCCTAAGCAGTGCAACAGCTCCTGCGAAGTCTCTGACCTACGAGGAAGCTCTGCAACAATCTGTGACCTCTCCTTCATCGTTTGACTCAGACGGCTTTATCGATGGTATATCAAGTTTCGTCACTGACAACCCTCTGGTGATCGCCGGTGGAGTTGCTGCATTTGCTGTCCCCTTTGTTCTCTCTCAGGTTCTGAACAAGAAGCCTAAATCCTTTGGAGTTGAGTCTGCTAAGAATGCTTACACCAAGCTGGGCACTGATGAAACTGCTCAGCTGCTTGACATAAGAGCCGCTGCTGATTCCAGACAAGTGGGCAGTCCTAATATCAAAGGTTTAGGTAAAAAGACGGTTTCGGTTGTTTATAACGGAGAAGACAAGGATGGTTTCTTGAAGAAGCTTTCCTTGAAGTTTAAAGATCCTGAGAACACCACATTGTTCATTCTTGACAA GTTTGATGGAAACTCCGAGCTTGTTGCTGAACTGGTGTCCCTTAATGGATTCAAATCTGCGTACGCTGTTAAAGATGGTGCAGAGGGACCTAGAGGGTGGTTG AATAGCGGATTGCCTTGGATAGAGCCAAAGAAGAGTCTCAGTTTTGATTTGAGCAATTTGACTGATAGTATCAGCGGTGTATTTGGC GAGAGTGCTGATGGTGTATCTGTTGCTATTGGAGTAGCTGCTGCTGCTGGTTTAAGTGCTTTAGCATTTACAGAG ATTGAAACCATACTCCAACTACTAGGTTCAGCTGCGCTTGTTCAGCTTGCAGGCAAGAAACTTCTATTTGCTGAG GACCGAAAGCAAACTCTAAAACAAGTGGATGAGTTCTTGAACACAAAGGTTGCACCTAAAGAACTTGTTGATGAATTAAAG GACATAGGAAAGGCTCTTCTTCCTCCATCGACAAGCAGCAAAGCTCTTCCTGCACCTGCAGCAGTAGCAGCAGAAGCAGCTACAACCACCACTGTGGAGAAGCCAGAACCTGAGCCAGAGGTAGCGCCAGCTATCAAAGCCGCTGCCCCTGCACAAGTAAACTCAGAGCCGGTGATGGAAGCCGCTACTGCACAAGTAACTTCAGAGCCAGCCACTGAACAAGTAATCACAGAACCAGCCAAAACAGAAGAGAAACCAAAAGCTTATTCAAGACCTCTCTCACCATATGCATCG TACCCTGACTTGAAGCCTCCAACATCTCCAACACCATCGCAGCCCTGA